A single window of Mycobacterium sp. ITM-2016-00318 DNA harbors:
- a CDS encoding cytochrome P450, with protein sequence MPTISTSDYVLDQARRRITTSPILTIPGMGLLEKRLLAREWPQTSMAEPPAGSDLKQVKGDLGLPIIGHMVEMFRGGPDYFLHLYRKHGPVFLMDSPFIPYVTALGPDAAQAIYSNRNKDYSQQGWTPMIGAFFNRGLMLLDFEEHMFHRRIMQEAFVRTRLAGYTEQVDHVVSQVIAKDWVANDARFLLYPAMKELTLDIASMVFMGHEPGTDKELVTKVNRAFTVTTRAGNAIIRKGVPPFTWWRGLKAREYLENYFSERVKERRGKDGNDLLTVLCHSEDEEGNKFSDEDIVNHMIFLMMAAHDTSTSTATTMSYYLAANPEWQERCRDESDRLGDGPLDIDALEKLESLDLVMNESIRLVSPVQWAMRQTVRDTELLGHYLPKGTNVIAYPGMNHRLEEIYPDPYKFDPDRFAEPRNEHKKHRYGFTPFGGGAHKCIGMVFGQLEIKTIMHRLLRRYRLELPRPGYEPRYDYGGMPVPMDGMPIVLRPLR encoded by the coding sequence ATGCCGACGATCAGCACCAGTGACTACGTTCTCGACCAGGCCAGGCGGCGTATCACGACGTCGCCGATTCTCACGATCCCTGGCATGGGCCTGCTGGAGAAGCGTCTACTGGCCCGCGAGTGGCCACAGACGTCGATGGCCGAGCCGCCCGCGGGCAGCGACCTCAAGCAGGTCAAGGGTGACCTCGGGTTGCCGATCATCGGACACATGGTCGAGATGTTTCGCGGCGGCCCTGATTACTTTCTGCATCTGTACCGCAAGCACGGTCCGGTTTTCCTGATGGACTCGCCGTTCATTCCGTATGTGACAGCGCTGGGTCCCGACGCGGCACAGGCCATTTACTCCAACCGCAACAAGGACTACTCGCAACAAGGCTGGACCCCGATGATCGGGGCGTTCTTCAACCGCGGGCTGATGCTCCTCGACTTCGAGGAGCACATGTTCCATCGGCGGATCATGCAGGAGGCATTCGTCCGCACCCGGCTGGCCGGCTACACCGAACAGGTCGATCATGTGGTCTCGCAGGTCATTGCCAAAGACTGGGTCGCCAACGATGCGCGCTTCCTGCTGTACCCGGCGATGAAGGAACTGACCCTAGACATCGCGTCGATGGTGTTCATGGGTCACGAACCGGGCACCGACAAGGAATTGGTGACCAAGGTGAACCGGGCCTTCACCGTCACGACGCGTGCCGGCAACGCCATCATTCGCAAAGGCGTGCCGCCGTTCACTTGGTGGCGGGGGCTCAAAGCCCGCGAGTACCTGGAGAATTACTTCTCCGAGCGGGTGAAGGAGCGCCGCGGCAAGGACGGCAACGACCTCCTGACGGTGCTGTGTCATTCGGAGGACGAAGAGGGCAATAAGTTCTCCGACGAGGACATCGTCAACCACATGATCTTCCTGATGATGGCCGCCCACGACACATCGACGTCCACCGCGACGACCATGTCCTACTACCTGGCGGCCAACCCCGAATGGCAGGAACGGTGTCGCGATGAGTCTGACCGGCTCGGTGACGGCCCACTCGACATCGACGCACTCGAGAAGCTCGAGTCGCTCGATCTGGTGATGAACGAGTCCATTCGGCTGGTGTCACCCGTGCAGTGGGCGATGCGGCAAACCGTGCGCGACACCGAACTGCTCGGGCACTATCTGCCCAAGGGCACCAACGTGATCGCGTACCCGGGGATGAACCACCGGCTCGAAGAGATTTACCCCGACCCGTACAAGTTCGACCCGGACCGCTTCGCCGAACCACGCAACGAGCACAAGAAACACCGGTACGGGTTCACTCCGTTCGGCGGTGGGGCGCACAAATGCATCGGCATGGTCTTCGGCCAGCTCGAGATCAAGACGATCATGCACCGGCTGCTGCGCCGCTACCGCCTCGAGCTGCCCCGCCCGGGATATGAGCCGCGCTACGACTACGGCGGTATGCCGGTCCCGATGGACGGCATGCCGATCGTGTTGCGGCCCTTGCGTTGA
- a CDS encoding GatB/YqeY domain-containing protein — protein MTQPAEVWRALLRRSLLTARKQRDTARVSALRSVLGAIDNAETPETVVVTAQPSGPIAGAVAGVGATEVARRELSDEQIRRLVQSEIDERRSAAEDFAAGGRSDRAAALRAEAAILADLLGDV, from the coding sequence ATGACTCAACCGGCCGAGGTCTGGCGCGCCCTCCTGCGCAGGTCGCTACTTACTGCGCGCAAGCAGAGGGACACCGCGCGCGTGTCGGCGTTGCGTTCAGTGCTCGGTGCGATCGACAACGCCGAGACGCCCGAAACCGTGGTGGTCACAGCGCAGCCGAGCGGGCCGATTGCGGGAGCCGTGGCGGGAGTCGGAGCCACCGAGGTGGCGCGCCGAGAGCTGTCGGATGAGCAGATTCGCCGCCTCGTGCAGTCCGAGATCGACGAACGGCGCAGCGCCGCCGAAGACTTCGCCGCGGGTGGCCGCAGCGATCGCGCTGCCGCGCTTCGCGCTGAGGCGGCGATCCTGGCCGACCTGCTGGGAGATGTCTGA
- a CDS encoding class I SAM-dependent methyltransferase: MTGQPTTVDQAVIAKHRAMWATGDYPKMAIDLVSPLGPVLVEATQIGPGDRVLDVAAGTGNAAIRAAQAGADVVASDLCPELLAAGAAAAAELGVELQWREADAHALPFGDNEFDVVMSCIGVMFAPFHEQSAGELARVCKPGGRIGLLSWTPEGHIGQLFGTMKPYMPPPPLGAQPPPLWGSEDHVRALFGDRVTDVVTERQMLAVNLFADGAAFRDYFKHAYGPTIAAYRNIEGAADRISALDSDIARIGDGFFDGGDTMQWEYLLLTARKA, encoded by the coding sequence ATGACTGGTCAACCAACGACCGTCGATCAGGCGGTGATCGCCAAACATCGCGCCATGTGGGCCACCGGCGACTACCCCAAAATGGCCATCGATCTGGTGTCTCCACTGGGCCCGGTGCTGGTCGAAGCGACACAGATCGGTCCAGGCGACCGAGTGCTGGATGTCGCGGCAGGAACCGGCAATGCAGCCATTCGTGCCGCGCAGGCCGGCGCCGACGTCGTTGCCAGCGACCTGTGCCCCGAACTCTTGGCGGCCGGCGCCGCCGCTGCCGCCGAACTTGGCGTCGAGCTGCAGTGGCGGGAAGCCGACGCCCACGCATTGCCGTTCGGCGACAACGAGTTCGACGTCGTCATGTCGTGCATCGGCGTGATGTTCGCGCCGTTTCACGAGCAGTCCGCCGGCGAGTTGGCCCGGGTGTGTAAACCGGGCGGCAGGATCGGTCTGCTCAGCTGGACACCCGAAGGACACATCGGTCAACTCTTCGGCACCATGAAGCCGTACATGCCGCCTCCGCCGCTCGGGGCCCAGCCGCCCCCGCTCTGGGGCAGCGAGGACCATGTCCGCGCCCTTTTCGGCGACCGCGTCACCGACGTGGTCACCGAGCGCCAGATGCTGGCTGTGAACCTATTCGCCGACGGCGCGGCATTTCGGGACTACTTCAAGCACGCCTACGGGCCGACGATTGCGGCCTACCGCAACATCGAGGGCGCTGCCGACCGAATTTCGGCGCTGGACAGCGACATCGCCCGCATCGGCGACGGCTTCTTCGACGGCGGGGACACCATGCAGTGGGAGTATCTGCTGTTGACCGCGCGCAAGGCCTGA
- a CDS encoding SDR family oxidoreductase — MAQNRFDGKHCFLTGAASGIGRATALKLAAQGAVLYLTDRNAEGLETTVADARALGAEVAAHRALDISDFDEVSRFAADIHSSHPAMDVVMNIAGVSAWGTVDRLTHEHWRSMVDINLMGPIHVIESFLPPMVQARRGGHLVNVSSAAGLVALPWHAAYSASKYGLRGLSEVLRFDLARHRIGVSVVVPGAVKTPLVQTVQIAGVDRDHPDVQKWTSRFTGHAVSPEHVADRILRGVARNRFLIYTSSDIRALYMFKRAAWWPYSVAMRQANAVFSRALRPGLQ, encoded by the coding sequence ATGGCGCAGAACAGGTTTGACGGCAAACATTGCTTCCTGACGGGCGCCGCCAGCGGCATCGGGCGCGCAACCGCGCTGAAACTCGCGGCGCAGGGCGCCGTGCTGTACCTCACCGACCGAAATGCCGAAGGCCTCGAGACGACGGTCGCCGACGCCCGCGCGCTCGGCGCTGAGGTGGCCGCTCACCGCGCGCTCGACATCTCCGACTTCGACGAGGTCAGCCGTTTCGCGGCCGACATCCACTCCAGCCACCCCGCCATGGACGTGGTGATGAACATCGCGGGCGTTTCGGCGTGGGGCACCGTCGACCGGCTCACCCACGAGCACTGGCGCTCGATGGTCGACATCAATCTGATGGGGCCGATTCACGTGATCGAGTCGTTCCTGCCGCCGATGGTGCAGGCGCGCCGCGGAGGCCATCTGGTCAATGTGTCCTCGGCGGCGGGCTTGGTCGCACTGCCGTGGCACGCCGCCTACAGCGCCAGCAAGTACGGCCTTCGAGGGCTTTCCGAGGTGCTGCGTTTCGATTTGGCGCGCCACCGCATCGGCGTGTCGGTCGTGGTGCCCGGTGCGGTGAAAACGCCTCTGGTGCAGACGGTTCAGATCGCAGGCGTGGACCGCGACCACCCGGACGTGCAGAAGTGGACGAGCCGGTTCACCGGACATGCCGTGTCGCCGGAACATGTCGCCGACCGGATCCTGCGCGGTGTGGCCAGGAACAGGTTCCTCATCTACACCTCATCGGACATCCGCGCGCTGTACATGTTCAAGCGTGCGGCCTGGTGGCCCTACAGTGTCGCGATGCGGCAGGCCAACGCCGTGTTCAGCCGCGCGCTGCGGCCCGGACTGCAGTAG
- a CDS encoding AAA family ATPase has protein sequence MLQTIAIRGYRSLRDIVLPVRRLTVVTGANGTGKSSLYRALRLLADCGRGEVIGSLAREGGLDSVLWAGPEQPAGARRTGRIEGTTRTAPVALELGFASDDFGYLVDLGMPQMAGHKSLFTLDPEIKREVVFAGPVMRRGSTLVKRTRDYVEASAESGNGFDEVSRSLPSYRSVLAEYAHPGAHPELAAVRHRLRTWRFYDGFRVDATAPSRRPQVGTRTPVLSDDGRDLAAAVQTILEAGFDDFARAVADAFDGASVSVAVHDGLFDLQLQQKGMLRPLRATELSDGTLRFLLWAAALCSPQPPSLMVLNEPETSLHPDLLRPLASLIASAANVTQVVVVTHSKAMLKFLGTASVADADADAPAVELPLYKDLGETRIEGVGMLTAPAWDWGKR, from the coding sequence ATGCTGCAGACGATCGCCATCAGGGGATATCGGTCGCTGCGCGATATCGTGCTGCCGGTTCGCCGGCTAACGGTCGTCACCGGCGCCAACGGCACCGGCAAGTCCTCGCTGTACCGGGCGTTGCGGTTACTCGCCGACTGCGGGCGCGGAGAAGTGATCGGGTCGCTCGCCCGCGAGGGTGGCCTCGACTCGGTGCTCTGGGCGGGCCCCGAGCAGCCGGCCGGGGCGCGCCGCACCGGGCGCATCGAAGGCACGACGCGCACCGCCCCCGTCGCACTCGAACTGGGTTTCGCATCAGACGATTTCGGCTATCTCGTCGACCTCGGCATGCCGCAGATGGCCGGACACAAGTCGCTGTTCACCCTCGACCCGGAAATCAAACGCGAGGTGGTGTTCGCAGGTCCGGTGATGCGCCGTGGTTCGACGCTGGTGAAACGCACCCGCGACTACGTCGAAGCGAGCGCGGAATCAGGCAACGGCTTCGACGAGGTGTCGCGATCCCTGCCCTCCTACCGGAGCGTGCTCGCCGAGTACGCCCATCCCGGCGCCCATCCCGAGTTGGCCGCCGTTCGCCACCGCCTGCGCACCTGGCGGTTCTACGACGGCTTCCGTGTCGATGCGACGGCACCATCACGCCGCCCGCAGGTCGGCACCCGCACACCCGTGCTCTCCGACGACGGCCGCGACCTGGCGGCCGCGGTTCAGACGATCCTCGAGGCCGGCTTCGACGACTTCGCCCGCGCCGTGGCCGACGCCTTCGACGGCGCCTCGGTGTCGGTCGCCGTGCACGACGGGTTGTTCGACCTCCAACTGCAGCAGAAGGGCATGCTGCGTCCGCTGCGCGCCACTGAACTCTCGGACGGCACACTGAGATTTCTTCTGTGGGCCGCCGCGCTGTGCAGTCCGCAGCCGCCGTCGCTGATGGTGCTCAACGAGCCGGAGACGTCACTACACCCGGACCTGCTGCGGCCGTTGGCATCTCTGATCGCATCGGCCGCCAACGTGACCCAGGTGGTGGTCGTCACCCATTCGAAGGCGATGCTGAAGTTCCTCGGTACCGCGAGCGTCGCCGATGCCGACGCCGATGCACCTGCAGTGGAACTCCCGCTTTACAAAGACCTCGGCGAGACGCGCATCGAGGGTGTCGGCATGCTCACTGCGCCGGCGTGGGATTGGGGTAAACGCTGA
- a CDS encoding PAS and ANTAR domain-containing protein — protein MTRFFSLRALLADTAGGILPLLEPQVDRGGLALRSNSADVDGARVIRPRDRIGAFRYYRADDRWEWSDAVAHMHGYESGTLQPTTALVLSHKHPDDAAKVALLIEAMTGHGQPFRSRHRIIDKSGRTRSVLVVGEQLREPGGQVVGSQGFYVDLSDLGEDLDVDAAIADFTEHRSQIEQAKGILMAVYGIPAEHAFDILVWRSQETNTKLRKLVSQLIVDFTSHLDMPAAIRERADHLLLTAHKRVCQPLAEQANE, from the coding sequence GTGACCCGGTTCTTTTCGCTGCGTGCGCTGCTCGCGGACACCGCAGGTGGGATCCTTCCTCTACTTGAGCCGCAGGTGGACAGGGGTGGGCTGGCGTTGAGAAGCAACAGCGCTGACGTGGATGGAGCGCGGGTCATTCGGCCACGGGACCGGATCGGCGCCTTTCGCTACTACCGCGCCGACGACCGTTGGGAGTGGTCGGACGCCGTAGCGCATATGCACGGCTACGAGAGCGGCACCCTGCAGCCGACCACGGCATTGGTGCTGTCACACAAGCACCCGGACGACGCCGCGAAGGTTGCGCTCCTGATCGAGGCGATGACGGGCCATGGTCAGCCGTTCCGCAGTAGGCACCGAATCATCGACAAGTCGGGCCGCACCCGCAGCGTGCTCGTCGTCGGCGAACAACTTCGCGAGCCAGGCGGCCAGGTGGTGGGCAGTCAGGGCTTCTACGTCGATCTCAGCGATTTAGGAGAGGACTTGGACGTCGACGCCGCGATCGCGGATTTCACGGAGCACCGCTCGCAGATCGAACAGGCCAAGGGCATCCTGATGGCCGTATACGGGATTCCGGCCGAGCACGCGTTCGACATCCTGGTGTGGCGCTCACAGGAGACGAATACCAAGCTGCGCAAGCTTGTCAGCCAGCTCATCGTCGACTTCACCAGCCATCTGGACATGCCCGCAGCCATTCGCGAGCGCGCCGATCATCTGCTGCTCACCGCGCACAAGCGGGTCTGCCAACCGCTAGCCGAGCAGGCGAACGAATAA
- a CDS encoding TetR/AcrR family transcriptional regulator, which translates to MTAESAPQGIRRSRGDRQRDAIVSAVRELLHERSFADLSVSTISERAGVARSGFYFYFDSKYAVLAVILADASELLDSLTHHFASREPGETPAAFAKRMVGSAAAVYANDDPVLRACAVARNTDAQIREMMDDFYDGIIDKLITLLEQDSEARPISDDLPALVRTLAATTTMTLTKDSAFVGRDDDAGRAVDALERLWISAIWGSEYLLKN; encoded by the coding sequence ATGACCGCTGAATCTGCACCTCAGGGGATCCGCCGCAGTCGTGGGGACCGGCAGCGCGATGCGATCGTCTCGGCGGTTCGTGAACTGCTGCACGAGCGGTCGTTCGCCGACCTTTCGGTCAGCACCATCAGCGAGCGTGCAGGCGTGGCACGATCCGGCTTCTACTTCTATTTCGACTCGAAGTACGCAGTGCTCGCGGTGATCCTGGCCGATGCAAGCGAGTTGCTCGACAGCCTGACGCATCATTTCGCCTCGCGTGAGCCGGGGGAGACGCCCGCGGCCTTCGCCAAGCGGATGGTCGGAAGCGCGGCGGCCGTGTACGCCAACGACGATCCCGTGTTGAGGGCCTGCGCGGTGGCTCGCAACACCGATGCTCAGATTCGCGAGATGATGGACGACTTCTACGACGGCATCATCGACAAGCTGATCACCTTGTTGGAGCAGGATTCCGAGGCTCGGCCCATCTCCGACGACCTGCCCGCTCTGGTCCGCACGCTGGCGGCCACAACGACGATGACACTGACAAAGGACAGCGCGTTCGTCGGCCGTGACGACGACGCCGGCCGTGCCGTCGATGCGCTCGAGCGTCTGTGGATCTCCGCCATCTGGGGTAGCGAATACCTTCTGAAGAATTAG
- a CDS encoding molybdopterin-dependent oxidoreductase — translation MATSSARAMAGVAAAAVALGITQLLSAFVGQGADSRTAVGSAVIDLTPGPVKEWAITTFGMADKLVLSVLVIAVIAVIAAVAGSMERRRVPIGSAAIVLAGVAGCAAVLSRDGASFGDVVPTVMGTVCGVAVLRLLNSGRWTDEPAAEADETDVPDHGRRLSLLTLGLLAGGALTGVLGVVLTRARSSVAGDREAFALPKVDVGAPPVPPTVQPKGVALPSFITSNDDFYRIDTALSVPQLSRADWALRIHGMVDREITYRFEDLERFEAIEKVVTLACVSNPVGGDLISNATWTGYRMQDLLAEAGVHADADMALSKSSDGFTAGTPVEALTDDRDSLLAVGMNGQPLPTDHGYPARLVVPGLYGYVSATKWVVDIELTRFDKAEAYWTRRGWSARGPIKTESRVDVPRSGEVVRQGPVTFGGVAWAQNRGVKSVEVRIDEGPWQQAQLGATYSNEAWRLWSFPWQAGGAGSHTITVRATDNTGTVQTEQWADPVPDGASGWHSVNFSIA, via the coding sequence ATGGCGACAAGCAGCGCACGGGCGATGGCGGGTGTCGCCGCGGCCGCGGTCGCGCTAGGCATCACCCAACTGCTGTCGGCCTTCGTCGGCCAGGGTGCCGACTCCCGCACCGCGGTCGGGTCGGCCGTCATCGACCTCACACCGGGCCCGGTGAAGGAATGGGCGATCACCACCTTCGGCATGGCCGACAAGCTCGTGCTCTCGGTACTGGTCATTGCGGTCATCGCGGTCATCGCCGCAGTCGCCGGGTCGATGGAACGGCGCCGCGTCCCGATCGGCAGCGCGGCGATCGTCCTCGCGGGCGTCGCCGGATGCGCGGCAGTGCTGTCTCGCGACGGCGCGTCCTTCGGCGACGTCGTGCCCACCGTCATGGGGACCGTGTGCGGCGTCGCCGTCCTGCGGCTGCTGAATTCGGGACGGTGGACCGACGAACCCGCCGCCGAGGCCGACGAGACCGATGTGCCCGACCACGGCCGCCGGTTGTCGCTGCTGACGCTCGGGCTGTTGGCGGGCGGTGCGCTCACCGGTGTGCTCGGTGTGGTGCTGACGCGGGCACGGTCGTCTGTCGCAGGCGACCGCGAGGCGTTCGCGTTACCGAAGGTCGACGTCGGCGCGCCGCCGGTTCCGCCGACCGTGCAGCCCAAAGGTGTTGCACTGCCATCGTTCATCACCAGCAACGACGACTTCTACCGTATCGACACCGCCCTGAGCGTGCCGCAGCTCAGCCGCGCCGACTGGGCGCTTCGGATCCACGGCATGGTCGACCGCGAGATCACCTACCGCTTCGAGGATCTGGAGCGTTTTGAGGCGATCGAAAAGGTAGTGACATTGGCGTGCGTATCCAATCCCGTTGGCGGCGATCTGATCTCGAACGCCACGTGGACCGGATACCGGATGCAAGACCTACTGGCCGAAGCGGGTGTACACGCCGACGCCGACATGGCGTTGTCGAAGTCCAGCGACGGATTCACCGCGGGGACACCCGTCGAAGCGCTGACTGATGACAGGGACTCGCTGCTCGCCGTCGGGATGAACGGGCAGCCGCTACCGACCGACCACGGCTACCCGGCGCGACTCGTCGTGCCCGGCCTGTACGGCTACGTGTCGGCGACGAAATGGGTTGTCGACATCGAACTCACACGGTTCGACAAGGCCGAGGCGTACTGGACGCGGAGGGGCTGGTCGGCGCGAGGACCGATCAAGACCGAGTCCCGCGTCGACGTGCCACGCAGCGGCGAGGTCGTGCGCCAGGGTCCGGTGACGTTCGGCGGCGTGGCGTGGGCGCAGAACCGCGGCGTGAAGTCCGTCGAGGTGCGCATCGACGAAGGCCCTTGGCAGCAGGCACAGTTGGGAGCGACCTATTCCAACGAGGCGTGGCGGTTGTGGAGCTTCCCGTGGCAGGCCGGAGGCGCCGGCTCCCACACGATCACGGTACGTGCCACCGACAACACCGGAACGGTGCAGACCGAGCAGTGGGCCGACCCGGTGCCCGACGGCGCCTCCGGCTGGCACTCGGTGAACTTCTCCATCGCCTGA
- a CDS encoding SDR family NAD(P)-dependent oxidoreductase → MEIAGKKAIVVGGASGFGKATAEALAKGGAAVAILDRPQSKGKEVAEAIGGTFHEVDVTDFEGTEKVLNEAIEALGGLHIAVTTAGGGTGERTISKEGPHSLESFRKGIDLNLIGTFNISRLAAWAMSKNDPVDDEAEERGVIINTASIAAFEGQIGQVAYTASKAAIAGMCLTMARDLGSLGIRVLAIAPSLFATGLTEGIPDDFAKVLTKDAAFPKRLGRPEEYAKLAVAIVENAMLNGQCLRLDGGQRFAPK, encoded by the coding sequence ATGGAGATCGCGGGTAAGAAGGCCATCGTCGTCGGTGGGGCATCCGGGTTCGGCAAGGCGACGGCCGAGGCGCTGGCCAAGGGTGGCGCCGCCGTCGCGATCCTGGACCGGCCGCAGTCCAAGGGCAAGGAAGTCGCCGAGGCCATCGGCGGAACCTTCCACGAGGTGGACGTAACCGACTTCGAGGGCACCGAAAAGGTGCTGAACGAGGCCATCGAGGCGCTCGGCGGCCTGCACATCGCCGTGACCACCGCGGGCGGCGGCACGGGGGAGCGCACCATCAGCAAGGAGGGGCCGCACAGCCTCGAGTCGTTCCGCAAGGGCATCGACCTCAACCTCATCGGCACCTTCAACATCAGCAGGCTTGCCGCCTGGGCGATGAGCAAGAACGATCCGGTCGACGACGAGGCCGAAGAGCGCGGCGTCATCATCAACACCGCGTCGATCGCCGCCTTCGAAGGCCAGATCGGTCAAGTCGCCTATACGGCGTCGAAGGCGGCCATCGCGGGGATGTGCCTGACCATGGCGCGCGACCTCGGCAGCCTCGGCATCCGGGTGCTCGCCATCGCCCCCAGCCTGTTTGCGACAGGATTGACCGAAGGCATCCCCGACGACTTCGCCAAGGTGCTGACCAAGGACGCCGCATTCCCCAAGCGGCTTGGCCGCCCGGAGGAGTACGCGAAGCTGGCGGTCGCAATCGTCGAGAACGCAATGCTCAACGGGCAGTGCCTGCGACTGGACGGCGGCCAGCGCTTCGCCCCGAAGTAG
- a CDS encoding homocitrate synthase, with amino-acid sequence MTSSPQFATSAAPPSATVADCFAAPLPRGLRREVEAMDWDMFRNTYAPISGPLRLGQWTCTDKECSAARMGPQPRHYQATLAIGDRISTATAAASGPVAALTEMLHDQGIALEMTSFHQLPAGGETATFIRGTSGTRDEWAMGLAEDATQSALRAVIACANRLLSAP; translated from the coding sequence ATGACATCTTCACCACAATTCGCAACCAGCGCAGCGCCGCCGTCGGCGACCGTTGCGGACTGCTTCGCCGCACCGTTGCCGCGGGGCCTGCGCAGGGAGGTCGAGGCGATGGACTGGGACATGTTCCGCAACACCTATGCCCCGATTTCGGGTCCGTTGCGGCTGGGCCAGTGGACTTGTACCGACAAAGAGTGCTCAGCGGCGCGAATGGGTCCGCAACCACGGCATTATCAGGCGACGCTGGCGATCGGTGACCGGATCAGCACCGCGACGGCTGCGGCGTCGGGTCCGGTGGCCGCGCTCACCGAGATGCTCCATGACCAAGGCATCGCACTGGAGATGACGTCGTTTCACCAACTTCCCGCCGGGGGCGAAACCGCTACCTTCATCCGGGGCACCAGCGGTACGCGCGACGAATGGGCGATGGGGCTCGCAGAGGACGCCACACAATCGGCGCTGCGGGCGGTCATCGCGTGCGCGAACCGGCTGTTGTCTGCCCCCTAG
- a CDS encoding phosphotransferase family protein has product MPDDAQQLPTLRRADRAALKTWVRQQNLGSDVTDVAPLTGGTQNIVVRVHIDGRPMVLRRPPLHPRPTSDKTMLREIAALRTLAGTDVPHPGFIAGCEDLDVLGVVFYLMEEIDGFNPGSEVAEAYVRDETMRHDVGLSYAANLARLGNAAWEGKPLAELKRPGSFVERQVPQFLRLLESYRHDRYEPESLAVTDLADWLQANLPPDSEPGVMHGDPHLSNVLLRRDKPELAAFVDWEMCTVGDPLLDLGWMLITWPLNTSTITAGGALAAVGGLASRRELLEAYWTAGGRETSNLDWYMAMACFKLGVVIEGTWSRYLMGKASRDAGEALHANAQHLIDIGTRVVKGDNPFELT; this is encoded by the coding sequence ATGCCCGACGACGCGCAGCAGCTACCGACACTGAGAAGGGCCGACCGAGCCGCCCTGAAGACCTGGGTGCGACAGCAGAACCTCGGTTCGGATGTCACCGACGTGGCACCGCTGACCGGCGGCACCCAGAACATCGTGGTGCGGGTGCACATCGATGGGCGGCCGATGGTGCTGCGCCGCCCGCCGCTTCATCCGCGGCCGACGAGCGACAAGACGATGCTGCGCGAGATCGCGGCGCTGCGCACGCTGGCGGGCACCGATGTGCCGCACCCCGGCTTCATCGCGGGCTGCGAAGACCTCGACGTGCTCGGCGTCGTCTTCTACCTCATGGAGGAGATCGACGGTTTCAACCCCGGCAGTGAGGTGGCCGAGGCGTACGTCCGTGACGAGACGATGCGCCACGACGTCGGCCTCTCCTACGCCGCCAACCTCGCGCGGTTGGGCAATGCCGCGTGGGAAGGCAAGCCGCTCGCGGAACTGAAACGGCCGGGATCGTTCGTGGAACGCCAGGTTCCGCAGTTCCTCCGGCTGCTCGAAAGCTACCGCCACGACCGCTACGAGCCCGAATCGCTCGCCGTCACCGACCTCGCCGACTGGTTGCAGGCCAACCTGCCCCCCGACAGCGAGCCGGGAGTCATGCACGGCGACCCGCATCTGAGCAATGTCCTGCTCCGCCGCGACAAACCCGAGTTGGCGGCGTTCGTCGACTGGGAGATGTGCACCGTCGGTGACCCGCTTCTCGATCTCGGCTGGATGCTGATCACCTGGCCGCTGAACACTTCCACGATCACCGCCGGCGGTGCACTGGCCGCGGTTGGGGGGCTCGCCAGCAGGCGAGAACTGCTCGAGGCCTACTGGACCGCGGGCGGACGCGAGACCTCGAACCTGGATTGGTACATGGCGATGGCGTGCTTCAAGCTCGGCGTCGTCATCGAGGGAACCTGGTCGCGCTATCTGATGGGCAAGGCGAGCCGCGACGCCGGTGAAGCCCTCCACGCCAATGCTCAGCACCTGATCGACATCGGTACCCGGGTCGTCAAGGGGGACAACCCTTTCGAACTGACTTAG